The region TCACGCTGCTCAGGAAGCCCACCTGATGGTTTTATCTTCAGATGTCTGTAGTATATATGGTTCTCTGGGGACCCAGCACAGGTGAGTGACCTAGAAGCAGCAAAAAGTTTTGAACTTTTCCATTCCAAGTCATTCCTCTGCCATAATTCCTGTAAACTGTGCTAATCAGCATCTCTGCACCACTTCTCAAGGATGCTGAACTAGTAAATTTGACTTAGAGGAATTTAATGTTCTGCAGATACCCATCAGCCATGTTCTACTTGCATCTCCTAGGTTATCAGCAGCAATGGTGGCTGTTGTGCCAGTTGTGAGTACCAGAATGTAGGCAGGCACTCTTAGAATGTCTGAAACCCAAACATGTTGTAGAGGACTGCTAGCTGGGTGGCAGCTAAACCCCTGTCCTAAGGTGGGGCCCTGGTTTAAGGCTTTATGGGTTTAGGAAGTGTTCTTTCTTATTAATCCCTGAAGCCCCCTACTGGACAGGCATGAAACAATTTTTCAAAACAACCCAAGGTAAATAACAGGATTTTCTTCCAGCAACCTCTACATTAGGGAGCACATAAGGCAAGCATAACCTGCCATTGACAGTTGTCTTCAAAACTGGAAAAGATGACTATGACTGACATTTGATGACCACTACAGGGACATCTACCATGTCAGGTGATAGGATTTATTCtccctattttataaatgaagacatGAAACTCTAAGTAACTTCCTTGGGGTAACAGAGCTAAAAAGTGATGAATGcatgatttgaacccaggtatgACCTCAAAGGCTACAGAGTTTATATACCAGTATGCAACCAGAAAACACTGGCCTTCATAAACAGAACAAATGTACATAAAGCAAAAGGTCATGCTTATTCCTCTGCATAATGTTACATATACAGAACACATAAAAAGCATGAGCCACGGGTTCCTGGAGGACAGGGACTGTGTCCAGAGTCACTAATCCTGCTCCTAGCACAATTTATGCTAGTTCTGGTtgtgctttctattttatttttctggcccACACAAGACATGGAATAACTATATTTTGAAGGAACAAATGAGGACACCCTTTAAAATTCCAGTATGAACTAGTAGAATAGTTCTCTGGAACAGACGACCTCCAGAGATCATCTGATCCAATAACCCGAAGAGGTTGGCATCTGACAGAGTTTAGGGGTGCGCGGTAATTAGGACCCAAGCCTCTAATGCCTGGTCGTGGGTCTCCTGATCTCTCCCAGGCTCCCTTCTGCTGTCCTACTCTGTACCCAGTTTGAGTTCCTACCAGATTCCTGGAGACTGAAGCTCTCTCCACACACTGTCCAGTCCCCACATCCCACAGAAGCATGGTGTTGTCCCGAGAGCCAGTGCACAGCTGTGATGAGTCTTTGGAAATAATAGCAAGAAGATGGTCCATAAGATGGGCCTGGGATAGGGCTTTTCAGAAAGGTGGGAAGAGATCTACTTTACCTGGACTCACAGCCAATCCAGTGACCACCATGGCGTGGCCACAGAACTGCTGCCTTGGTTGTGAGGAACCATGCAAGTCCCACATCATGACCATCCTGTCACGAGAGGCACTGAAGAACTGGTTTGATTTGTGAATACAGGCTATCTGTTCAAGAAAAAAAAGCTCTGATGTGCTTGCTTGACTGgactttaaaatgggaaaaaagccATGGGATAAAAGTGTTAGAGCCTGTTGTTCTTTGTCTGGTTCAAAACATGCTGTATCTGGCAGGGCAATATCATATTGCATGCTATGGGACTGTGGCTGATGCTTAATTTCATTAGGATGCAGTCTgcatcttcatttctgattcattTAGGTGGACTTCAGACAGGGGAATCAGATAAATTGTCATTCTCTATCATTTTTGTTGGAAGCTCACTCTACTCAGTAATGCTATttaacaaattaatttttgtttaatggtggttggctttttaaaaaatttccccaaCTAGATTAGAAGGTTCCTGAGCATAtatattgtcattttttttaGCTACAGTAAACACACAGTAAGCCTTCAATAGATGTCCCTGCTAAGCTAGCATGAGATGGCAAGAACTATTCTCAGCTGTTCTCTATTTGCTACTGAGCTATTTATTAAGGGCTTAATATCAAAAGGAAAATTGTGCTTAATATACCATAACAATAGCCAAACAGATGGTCTGCTCTGCTTTGCCTGGAGGAGGCTTCACAGCATCAAATTTTCCTGAAGACCAAATGTTCAGTCACTCTTACCATCTCGAGCTATTAGATACTCCTTCATCCAGTTCCAAATTCCCTCCATGATAGTAATCAGTTAACAGTTACCTTGGTGATTTCACGATCATGTCCTCTGAACCTTTTCACCACGTTTCCAGTTCTCCAATTATAGGCCACAACTGTCTGCAGAGAGTCATTAGAATATTTTAGTTTAATTGCATTTTCATTTACTGAAACAATAAGTCATTACTTCATTCTCTACTTAATTTCTCTCTGTCAAGGGACTTACATCAAGCATTTGCGTTTTATTGTTGTATCCCTCCTCATATCCCCCTACAtggagtttcttttctttcctcctgatgGTGCCTCTGTGTCTCTTTAAGACATTGGGCCACTCTTGTGAGTTTTTTAGGATAACTAACACTCAAGGGGAACTGATTCAGGTTGAGATTCTGGTTGTAGATGCTGAAGGAGAATTCTACCAGGGATTAGAGTTTTTTTCCCTAACTGTATcatacttttagtttttttttaatttacaattttaaTAATTCTTAGGCATACACTTCAGTGATGTAAGCATATTCATTGTTCTGAAACAGATCgcacctttttgaatttcaaAAAACCTCATTCACAATCTCATCTGCCAGAGAGACTCACTGTTAAAATTTGTTGTCCAGTCTTTCTCCATGTGTATACTGTAGTATTTTGTTGTAAGCATTATTCACCTAAACATTTCTAAAGCATACTCTAGCCCAGTCTCCATAGCTCATTGCTAGAGATGAGAAGGAGCATGTTTGCACCTGACCTAGTTAAACCCCCCTTTCTTAATCTGCAAAATGAAGAGGATAATCCTTGTCCTAGTGCCCCCTCACAGTTGAGGATCATATAAATAAAACTGTATATATCTGAGTAGATTTTAAGACAAAATGCTACCAATTAAATTATGATATCAtgctttattgtatatttttatatgcatAGTGATTTCAAAGGTGTTGGAATATGAAAATATCTTAGAATCCATGAACTGTAGTATGAAAATGGAATTTGAAGATGCTAAAAGCCTGTTGAAAATGAGAAGCATTACTTACTACAAGAGAATCAATATTTTTGCTACCAATAGCCGAGCTGTGAGGGCTATGATAGCTCCAAATATGAGGGACAGAAAGCAACCAGGTCAAAATGACAGTGGGTGGAAGGACAAAAACACAGAAGGGAGGAATCACAATGTACACCAATGTAGAGATTTTggcaaaacagaggcaaaaagaaGAGACTAAAAGACTCCTTTTGATGACAAGTCACTCCTGTAGGTGTGAAAAGGGATTGGCTGGAACAATAATACTTGTCATTTACAAAGAGCACGTGGGTGGCCTGGCATAGTGCTAAAGATGTTACAATTTAATCCTCACCACTGCCTGTGAGCTTGGCATTAGCACACCATTTAATAGATAAGGAGACTGAAGGCAAGAAAATGTAAAGACTTGCCCAAAGTAAgaggaagtggcagagcagggattTAAACCCAGTCTTTCTAACTCTAAAGCCCATGTTTTTACACTGCGCAGCACTGATGCCAGAAATTCAAATCCAGCACTTGCTTTCCAAATATCTTTCCTTCTCAGCAGCAGATTAGTTCTCTGGGAAGCACTGCAAACCCCACCTTATCTTTCCCTCCGGAGATGCACAGGTCCGAGTTCAGAGTGGTAACAACAGAGACAGTATCCGTGTGAGCTGGGCTATACTCTGGACAGGCTTTAGTTGGCATTCTCTCTGCTACAATTCCGTCGGGCCTGCTAAAGAGAGGATGGCCAGTGAGAGGCCCAGTGGCATGGGAGTGCACTGTGGAGTGAAGGGAAGGAGTGGGGGCCATGACAGCAATTCAGGCCAGGCTGAGGAGAGAGATGGAAACAGGGTGGAGAAAGGAGCAATTGTATTATTTCTGTCACTGCCAGAAATTATATAATTAACTCTGAAAATTCTGAGTTGACTGAATGATTGGAGTCTGATAAGGGGGAATCCGGAAGCCAAGAAGCCAGAAATCTTGGCTAACTCTAGAGTTAGTCCCGAAGATGTAGGGGCCTTCTCTGTGTGGCCGCAGACACTAGCTAATTGAGCTGTTTCTCAtccaaaagaaaacagaccaaactGTTCAAATTGACTGACTGCCTTCTCTTTCTTGAGTGGAGAATTTTAATGCGGCACGATAAAACTTGGGATCCCAAGGTAGGATTGCAGTACCTGTATTTGTAAGTGCTGTGTTTGATTTTGCTTTGCAGTTTCCCCATGGTGGCATGGAACCCACATGAAACCTTCTGAGGAGGAGCTCATTTCAGATGGCACCTGAGCAGCAGCATTCCTTGCGGCTGCTGGAAGTTGTGTTCCCTGTTTagtaaaaaagaagaacatatacTGTTAATTTTGTTAGGCACAGTAATGGTAT is a window of Manis pentadactyla isolate mManPen7 chromosome 3, mManPen7.hap1, whole genome shotgun sequence DNA encoding:
- the WDR31 gene encoding WD repeat-containing protein 31 isoform X1, which gives rise to MGKLQSKIKHSTYKYSRPDGIVAERMPTKACPEYSPAHTDTVSVVTTLNSDLCISGGKDKTVVAYNWRTGNVVKRFRGHDREITKIACIHKSNQFFSASRDRMVMMWDLHGSSQPRQQFCGHAMVVTGLAVSPDSSQLCTGSRDNTMLLWDVGTGQCVERASVSRNLVTHLCWVPREPYILQTSEDKTIRLWDSRGLQVAHMFSTKQHIQTYCEVSEDGHKCISCSNGFEGEGCEATLWDLRQTRNRICEYKGHFQTVASCVFLPRALALTPLIATSSHDCKVKIWNQDTGACLFTLSLDGSGPLTSLAVGDTISLLCASFSRGIHLLRVDRRRGLELREEAAF
- the WDR31 gene encoding WD repeat-containing protein 31 isoform X2 produces the protein MGKLQSKIKHSTYKYRPDGIVAERMPTKACPEYSPAHTDTVSVVTTLNSDLCISGGKDKTVVAYNWRTGNVVKRFRGHDREITKIACIHKSNQFFSASRDRMVMMWDLHGSSQPRQQFCGHAMVVTGLAVSPDSSQLCTGSRDNTMLLWDVGTGQCVERASVSRNLVTHLCWVPREPYILQTSEDKTIRLWDSRGLQVAHMFSTKQHIQTYCEVSEDGHKCISCSNGFEGEGCEATLWDLRQTRNRICEYKGHFQTVASCVFLPRALALTPLIATSSHDCKVKIWNQDTGACLFTLSLDGSGPLTSLAVGDTISLLCASFSRGIHLLRVDRRRGLELREEAAF